The Aphanothece sacrum FPU1 nucleotide sequence CCAGAAAATATTCTCCTAAGTTTAACTAATAATAGCTGGATAGCTCGAATTACAGATTTTGGAATTTCTAGATTTAGTGAAGAACAAAATATTTCAAGTCAAGGACAAGGATATACGGGATCACCTGCTTATATGTCCCCAGAACGATATTATGGCAAGTATTCTTATCCTTGTGATATTTATTCGGTGGGGATTATTTTTTATGAATTAATGGTAGGAGAACGTCCCTTTTCTGGACTTCCTGGCGATTTAATGACCGCTCATCTCAATCAACGTATTACTATACCTGATTCGGTTCCTACTCCCCTACATTCTATCATTACTAAAGCCTTAGAAAAATTACCTCAACGGCGTTTTACTTCTGCCAAAGAAATGTTAACATCATTGCAGTTAGCAATAGATAAACTTGGCGATCAAATTTCTACATCCTGGTTATTATCTCCTCCTTCTTTTCCAGAAATTTCCTCTGATATTACTTTAGTTAAGCAAGAATCTCTTAATGCAGCGATCACTCATTTAGGGGTAGACTCTCAATATCTTTATTCTTCGACAAGCGATCGTTTATCTTGTCAAACTTATTTTGATTCAACTTTAAGGGGTGATCCCATACAACAATGGCAAATATCTCTTTCTGAGCCTATTATAGAAATGAATTTGCGTAATTCATGCTGTTTTGTTTTAACGCGATCGCTAACTTCTTCAGTTCCACAATATACTTTTTATCAATTTTCTCCGATTATTAACCTAAGTAATCTTACAAATTATAGAATTTCTCCGACGCTTTTTGCTCATGATTGCATTAGTGCTATCGATTTACATAGTCATTGGTTAGCATTAGTTTGTTCCTCTCAATATCAAGATATATCTACTCGTTTTCAACTGTTTAAATTGCCAGATTTTTTTCCTATTTATACCTCTATTCCTTGTCCCTTACCATCTCAAATAGTTCCTTTAGATCGTCGTTATGGATTAGCTCTTTTTCCTCGTCAATCTCAAGAAAATCAACGCACTTTTTTATATTTATTTCATCGTCGAGGTCGTTATATTAAAAAATTTTCTTTTCCCTTATTTGTATCTTCTTTAATTCCTAATTATAGTTCAGGTTATGAGTTTTTTAGCATTGAAACAAATCAACCAATGAGCGGTATTATTATTAAGTTTAAACCGCTAAAAGTGACTCGTATTCCCCTCAATATTAACCCTACATTTATTATCGCTCAAAAATGGGGATACGGGTTAGGAAATGAGGAAGGAAAAGTTATTTTTTTAGATCGAGATGGGTTTCAAATAGGATATCTTGAACTTTCAAAAACGATCACAGCTATGGCAGGATTTGGTGAAACAGGCTTGTTAATAGCTACTTTTGATAAAGAAAAAGGAGAGCTTTTTAGATTTGATTTAGCTAATTTAATTAGTCGAACGAGTCAATTTAATGATTAAAAATTTCACTTTTGCTAAATTAATACACATTTAAATACTGCTCGAATAAGCAATTTTTGTAGGTTGGGTTGAGGAACGAAACCCAACAAAATCTATATTTTGTGTTTGGTTTTGTTCCCTAATGTTTACGGCGGCAAGTGAGGAAAATTTACCTTCTTTACGAATGAAACTGATATGATCCGTGTCAAAAATATACATTATGAAATAGATAATTAATCCTGAACTGATTAGAGTAAGGTGGGCATTGCCCACCCTACTTTAATTATGCTTTCATTAGCAGTTGATTGTTACTTAAATTCTAATCGACTGCTATCATGACATCACTTGATTTAACGAGCGCATAAGCTTCTTTACCTTCTGCTAATCCCAGATTTTGAACAGAGTCCATTGTAATAATAGAAACTACTTCAATTCCAGGAGCAATTTCTAAAATAACTTCTGCATTAACTGAACCGTGAACGATTTTTTTAATGGTTCCTTTAAGAGCATTTCTGGCACTAGCTTGCATAGTTCGATTCTCCAATTTTGGGTTTAGTAAGGTTTTAACGTCTAAAACAACTGGTTGTCCGGTCTTGTCATCGAATGATAACATTTGTCCTAAATGGCGCAATAATTCCCTGAGAACCTCAGTTTTACTGCGTTGAGCAGCTTCACAGTATTGGTCTAGAATTTGTCGTTCTGTCGCTGAAGACTGAAATGTTATCCATCCTTGTTGTTTCCTTGGCATAATGGTATACCAACTTAGTTGGTAACTCGATCTATAATACCAGCATCTGTCTACCATTTTATCCCAAACATAGGGATAGGGAGACAAAAATAATTAGCAACACTGAGGAGTTATGAAGAAACGTCAGCTATTATGGATTTTAGGGGCATTTTACCTATTTATTGGCTTATTATTAGGGTTAGGGCGAGATTTTAGTGGTTTACCCGTTTCTGCCCAATCTAACAATCTAACGGTTTCAGCGGCCATGAGTGTCAAAGATGCTCTCGAAGATATTAAGTCTGTCTATCAGAAAAGTCAGCTTAACCTTAAGATAACCTATAATTTCGGGTCTTCAGGTTCATTGCAACAGCAAATTGAACAAGGGGCCCCAGTTGATATCTTTTTATCGGCAGCAACTAAACAGATGGACGCTTTAGAAAAGAAAAAATTACTTGTTCCTGGAACTCGAAAAAACTTACTTAGTAATAGTATCGTTTTAGTTACCCCCAAAGATCAAAAGGTAGTTAAAAAATTCTCTGATTTAAGCAACCCCCAAGTCAAAAAAATTTCATTAGGAGAACCGAAAAGTGTTCCAGCAGGACAATACGGAGAACAGGTTCTTAAACATTATAAACTGTGGGAGTCTATTAAATCAAAGATTGTTTATGGAAAAGATGTTAGACAAGTATTAACCTATGTTGAAACAGGTGATGTTGAAGCGGGATTAGTGTACAGTACAGATGCAAGTAATTCTAATAAAGTTAGAGTTGCGGCAACTGCACCTACTAATTCCCATGACCCTATTACTTATCCTATCGCTGTCATTAAAGATAGCAAAAATATGGGTGCAGCTAAAGCATTTGTTCAATTTTTATCAGGAAATCAAGCCAAAGCTATATTCAAAAAATATGGGTTTGGAACCTAAATAAATCGGCTCTCTTGTATGTGTAGTGATAATTAAGGCTTATGATTCGTAGGGTGGGTTAGACACGGCAACAATTTTGAGAAAAAACTAATAAGTTTTAGGGCGCGTCGTAACCCACCATCTTAAAAATTATAGCTCCGACATACATTTTTCACCAAGATGTCAGGAGAGCCAAACTATATAATACATCTTGGAATTTAGACTCATGACTTTAGATTTCTCACCTCTTTGGATTTCTTTAAGCACTTCTGTTATTGCGACTATTTTCGCTTTTTTTACAGGAATTACTGCCGCTCGTTGGATGTTAGTATACAAAGGAAAAGCACGAGGAATTATTGATAGTATTTTTATTTCTCCTTTAGTGTTACCTCCTACAGTCGTAGGTTTTTTGTTATTATTATTATTAGGACGTAATAGTTGGTTTGGACAGATTTTACGTCAGTTAGATTATAGTATTATTTTTACTTGGGAAGCAACCATTTTGACAGCAAGTATAGTCGCTTTTCCCTTAATGTATCGTACCACTTTAGGCGCATTTGAACAAATTGATCAGAATGTTTTTATGGCAGCCCGTACTTTGGGTGCGTCTGAATGGCGAATATTTTGGCAAGTAATGATTCCCTTATCTTATCGAGGATTAGTCGCAGCTACTATCTTATCTTTTGCCCGCGCTTTAGGAGAATTTGGAGCTACATTAATGTTAGCTGGAAATATTCCAGGAAGAACTCAAACAATGCCTTTGGCAATCTTCTTTGCTGCTGAATCAGGGGATATGCAAACGGCTCTAATTTGGGTCTTAATTCTCATGACTATTTCTATGTCTGTGATTATTATTGTTAATTTTTGGGCAGAAAATAAAGGAGTTAAACGGCAAGACAAATCAAAAAAAAATAAAATAATTAAAAATAATAAATCTACATTATATGATATAATAAATAATTCTAATACAAATTATAATCAAGATAATTCATGGGAATTAATTTTAAACATAAAAAAACAATTACATGGATTTACATTAGAAGTTGATTTTAAAGCTCATCGAGAAACATTAGGTTTATTAGGAGCATCTGGATCAGGAAAAAGTATGACTTTGCGGTGTATTGCTGGATTAGAAAATCCCGATCAAGGGCATATTAGTATTAACGGTAGAATATTATTTGATTCTCAACAAGGCATTAATATTCCAAGTTGTAACCGTAAAGTAGGTTTTGTCTTTCAAAATTATGCTTTATTTTCTCATTTAACCGTAGCTAAAAATATTGCTTTTGGCTTACAAAATTTACCTAAATCTGAACAAGAAACCCGTATAAAGAAATATATTCAGTTCATGGAATTAGAAGGTTTAGAAAAGAGATATCCCCATCAATTATCAGGAGGACAACAACAAAGAGTAGCTTTAGCAAGGGCCTTAGCTACTGATCCTGATATATTACTTTTTGATGAACCTTTATCTGCATTAGATAGCTATCTTCGGAATAGAATTGAAAGACTTTTAAGAGAAGTTTTTATCTCTTTTGATGGAGTTATATTATTTGTTACCCATAAACTAGAAGAAGCTTATCGACTGTGTGGTAATCTGTTAGTTTTGGATCAGGGAAATATTATTGAGTCAGGAACTAAACAAGAAATTTTTGAACATCCCTGCAATTTTCAAACAGCTAAAGTGACAGAATGTAAAAACTTTTCTCGCGCTCAAATTATTAATAATCAACAAATTAATGCTTTAGATTGGGGTTGTACCTTAAAAGTAATTGAACCTATTCCTGATAGGATAAGTTATGTTGGGTTTCGGGCCCATCATTTCACTTTTGGTCTAAACCCTAATTTAGAAAATACCTTTCCCTGCTGGTTAGTTTCTCTTAGTGAAACTCAACACCGTACTACTTTATTTTTAAAGCTTCATCAAGCTCCTAATGATAGTAAAAGTTATGATTTACAGGTAGAAGTTTATAAGGAAAAATGGGCTGAAATAAAAAATAGACCCTTACCTTGGTATGTTACCTTACATCCTCTCAAAATAATGATGTTAGAAAATTCAAGAGAGCATACAGGAGTGAAAAAGTTGAGAAAATTTTGAAGGATTACAAACAAAGTCGGTAAAAAATAAAAATATTTCTAGGTTCGTCAATGTTGATTTAGGGATTGACTAACGGACAATAATGTCCGAAGATGTTAGAATGAAAGGAAGTGAATTTATTCGGAAAATCAAGAAGTTAGCTAAAAAGCGAGGGATTGAGGCTTATGTTGACAAAAAAAGGGGGAAAGGTAGTCATGTAACCCTATACTTTGGAGCTGGCGTGGGGACATGAAACCCTGAAAGCCTTACCAGATGACGAAAAGAGCAAAACATGGTAAAAAGAAAATGTTCTTTTTTTAGCGATCGCCGTCTAAACCCAAAATGTTACCAGAAATTTATAACAACCATTTAACAAAGTATCTGAAAAAATCGGAATATTTAATACTGTTAATCATGATAGAATTAGTGCAAGTATATAGGAAAATTAGGTTTTATGAGTTAGCTAGTTATTTTCCCAGTCCCATTTTATTTGAAAGTAAGAGAAAAAAGTTAAAACGGTTTTTCGAGATTCCTTGTTTGACAATTGAAGGAGTATGGATACCTATCATAAAACAGTGGTTAAAGCAATCATTTAGTACAGGAGATGTCTTACATATTGCCATAGATAGAACCCAATGGGGGTTGATTAATATTTTGATGGTAAGTCTGGTAATTGATAATAGAGGAATTCCCTTATATTTTGAGTTGCTAGATCACATCGGTAATAGTAACTTTGACACACAGAAAAGTATATTAGCCCGAATATTACTCTTTCTAAAAGAATATAAAATAGTTGTCTTAGGGGATAGAGAATTCTGCTCAGTTGAACTAGCAAAATGGTTACATGGACAAAAAAGAGTTTATTATGCACTCAGATTGAAGAAAAGCAACTATATTGAAGTAGAAAAGGAAATGTGGACGCGACTAAAAGATTTAGGATTATCTTCAGGAATGTCTTTATTTTATCAAGGAGTTAAAGTTACGAAAACAAAAGGATTTATAGGCAGTAATATAGTGGCGAAATGGAAAAAGAAGTATAGAGGAATAGAGACAAAAGAAGCTTGGTTTATTATCACAAATTTAACCAGTATTGATGAGACGATTGACGCTTATAAAAAGAGATTTTGTATTGAGGAAATGTTTCGGGATTTTAAGAAAGGTGGTTATGATTTAGAAAGAACGAAATTAACAGGACATCGCCTTACTTCCTTAATTATATTGATTACTCTAGCTTATTCAATGGCAACATTTTCTGGAAAAATTATTAAAGAGAAAGGATTGGCAAAATATGTGGGGAGAGTCAGAAAAAACAAGAAAATGCGACGGAGACACAGTAACTTTTATATCGGTCTTCATGGAAAAGATTGGGTTGACTCTTGTGATTTATTTACCGTTGAAGCCCAGGCATTAATGCAATTAAGCCCCGAAAAACGCGCCTATTATCGACGAGGACGACGGGCTATATCCCTGATTAAGTCTAGCTTATAGATTTTTATGTCCCCACGCCAGACTTTGGAGATAGATTAACAATTGTCCGAAACCCATCGGATGAATTGAAGACAGGAACGTTAAAAGCGATGTTGAAACAGTTGGATTTAAAAGAGAATGACATTACAACAAGCGATGACAATGAGTAGATTTTCGTATGGAGCTAAATTAACACCTGATGAGACAGATGGGGGATGGGTAGTAACTTTCCGAGATCTGCCAGAGGCAATTACCCAAGGAGATGATGTAGAAGGGGCATTGAGGGAAGCGGACGACTGCTTAGAAGAGGCGATCGCAGCACGGATTGATGATAAGCGGGATATTCCTGTACCATCAGACCTCGTTCAAGGAGAATATGGGGTGTGTTTACCAATTCAAACATCACTCAAAGCCTCACTCTATTTAGCTATGAAAGAGGCCAAATTATCTCAAGTCCAATTAGCCGAAATTCTTGGTCTTGATGAGAAAGAAGTTCGTAGAATATTAGACCCAGAGCATGGGACTAAGTTACCAACCATAGAACGTGCTTTAAAAGCTTTAGGGCAACAAATTTCACTGACGGTAATCGAGGAGCAAGGTTAAATCGAGATGACGGCTCAGTAGAGGATCGGTGATCGCTCCAGGGCGATTCTTTCTAAAAATTCTAGCCATTCATATAATTTCATTCACTGTATAATTAACAAAATCGCCCTAGCCATTCTCTGGGTAATCCAGATTACTTCACTCACTTGGCTAATTCTTTTAAAGCATTACGGTAACTGCGGGTTACTTCCCCTGCGGCTTCCATAACTTGTTCAAATTCAGGGTCATAGGCGGTTAACTCCATTCCATCAGGGGTTTGGGTGAGATAGATGGTGTCTCCCTCACTAACTTGTAACTTATCAAGGATTTCTTTGGGAAAAGTGGTTCCGATAGAATTTCCAATCTTCCTGAGTTTTAACTTCATGATTTTCTTCTCCTCTCGTAGTAATTACAATTGTAACTACAAGCTTAACAGATTTTATGTCAAAAAATAAAGGAAAGATAAAATGTAACAAAAAATACAGTTTACACCTTAAACCCGAAAGAGCCATAGAAAAGGGTTTAACACTGTTAAACCCCTACAGAATTTACTATTAGCCAACTTTAGCTAAAATACTAGCAGCCGCCGCAATACCCGCGCCTGGAGTAGCTCCTTCATAACCAAGGGTTTGTAAGGTAGACTCTAAAGCGGCGATCGCACTTAAAATATCCCGTTCACCGACAAAACCTAGATGACCAATACGGAAGATCTTACCTTTAAGATGATCTTGTCCCCCAGCTAAAGCAATATCAAACTGCTTCTTCATGGTAGAACGAATAGCTTCTGCATCAACTCCTGTGGGCATTACAGCCGTAATAGCCGGACTTGCTGCCTCATCCGGGGCAAATAGAGGCAACCCTAAAGCTTTCATGGCGGCCCGAGTAGCTTGAGTTAGACGAGCATGACGAGCGAAAATACTCTCCAATCCCTCTTTTTTCATCATTTGTAAAGACACTTGTAAACCATACATCAGATTTACCGGAGGGGTAAAAGGAGAACTATCCTTATCAGTAGCTTTTTTATAAGCCTTTAAATCTAGATAAAACTTAGGAATTTTGGCATTTTCGTAGGCTTTCCAAGCCTTTTGACTCACAGAAATCAATCCTAACCCTGGAGGTATCATATAGCCTTTTTGGGAACCAGAAGCCACCACATCTAGACCCCATTGATCGATAGGAACATTAACCGCACCTAAACTGGTGACAGCATCCACAATAATTAAAGATTCCCCATGATTTTTGACATGGGTATTAATGGTTTCCAGGTCATTGAGTACCCCCGTCGAGGTTTCTGAATGGGTAATAATAACCGCTTTGATGGTTTTTGCCGTATCTGCTGCGAGTTTAGCGCGA carries:
- a CDS encoding serine/threonine-protein kinase is translated as MKTTSSHRSNYRLLGQIGQGQFGRVYCAIHRKTGNLVALKDLNDKRFPTNKFLREFAYLIRLRHPNIVSCHAIEYHPQGRYLVMDYCEGGTLRDLMESEANLSLGLRLKLITDILLGLEHAHENRIIHCDIKPENILLSLTNNSWIARITDFGISRFSEEQNISSQGQGYTGSPAYMSPERYYGKYSYPCDIYSVGIIFYELMVGERPFSGLPGDLMTAHLNQRITIPDSVPTPLHSIITKALEKLPQRRFTSAKEMLTSLQLAIDKLGDQISTSWLLSPPSFPEISSDITLVKQESLNAAITHLGVDSQYLYSSTSDRLSCQTYFDSTLRGDPIQQWQISLSEPIIEMNLRNSCCFVLTRSLTSSVPQYTFYQFSPIINLSNLTNYRISPTLFAHDCISAIDLHSHWLALVCSSQYQDISTRFQLFKLPDFFPIYTSIPCPLPSQIVPLDRRYGLALFPRQSQENQRTFLYLFHRRGRYIKKFSFPLFVSSLIPNYSSGYEFFSIETNQPMSGIIIKFKPLKVTRIPLNINPTFIIAQKWGYGLGNEEGKVIFLDRDGFQIGYLELSKTITAMAGFGETGLLIATFDKEKGELFRFDLANLISRTSQFND
- a CDS encoding TOBE domain-containing protein codes for the protein MPRKQQGWITFQSSATERQILDQYCEAAQRSKTEVLRELLRHLGQMLSFDDKTGQPVVLDVKTLLNPKLENRTMQASARNALKGTIKKIVHGSVNAEVILEIAPGIEVVSIITMDSVQNLGLAEGKEAYALVKSSDVMIAVD
- the modA gene encoding molybdate ABC transporter substrate-binding protein; amino-acid sequence: MKKRQLLWILGAFYLFIGLLLGLGRDFSGLPVSAQSNNLTVSAAMSVKDALEDIKSVYQKSQLNLKITYNFGSSGSLQQQIEQGAPVDIFLSAATKQMDALEKKKLLVPGTRKNLLSNSIVLVTPKDQKVVKKFSDLSNPQVKKISLGEPKSVPAGQYGEQVLKHYKLWESIKSKIVYGKDVRQVLTYVETGDVEAGLVYSTDASNSNKVRVAATAPTNSHDPITYPIAVIKDSKNMGAAKAFVQFLSGNQAKAIFKKYGFGT
- the modB gene encoding molybdate ABC transporter permease subunit, coding for MTLDFSPLWISLSTSVIATIFAFFTGITAARWMLVYKGKARGIIDSIFISPLVLPPTVVGFLLLLLLGRNSWFGQILRQLDYSIIFTWEATILTASIVAFPLMYRTTLGAFEQIDQNVFMAARTLGASEWRIFWQVMIPLSYRGLVAATILSFARALGEFGATLMLAGNIPGRTQTMPLAIFFAAESGDMQTALIWVLILMTISMSVIIIVNFWAENKGVKRQDKSKKNKIIKNNKSTLYDIINNSNTNYNQDNSWELILNIKKQLHGFTLEVDFKAHRETLGLLGASGSGKSMTLRCIAGLENPDQGHISINGRILFDSQQGINIPSCNRKVGFVFQNYALFSHLTVAKNIAFGLQNLPKSEQETRIKKYIQFMELEGLEKRYPHQLSGGQQQRVALARALATDPDILLFDEPLSALDSYLRNRIERLLREVFISFDGVILFVTHKLEEAYRLCGNLLVLDQGNIIESGTKQEIFEHPCNFQTAKVTECKNFSRAQIINNQQINALDWGCTLKVIEPIPDRISYVGFRAHHFTFGLNPNLENTFPCWLVSLSETQHRTTLFLKLHQAPNDSKSYDLQVEVYKEKWAEIKNRPLPWYVTLHPLKIMMLENSREHTGVKKLRKF
- a CDS encoding IS4 family transposase; translation: MLPEIYNNHLTKYLKKSEYLILLIMIELVQVYRKIRFYELASYFPSPILFESKRKKLKRFFEIPCLTIEGVWIPIIKQWLKQSFSTGDVLHIAIDRTQWGLINILMVSLVIDNRGIPLYFELLDHIGNSNFDTQKSILARILLFLKEYKIVVLGDREFCSVELAKWLHGQKRVYYALRLKKSNYIEVEKEMWTRLKDLGLSSGMSLFYQGVKVTKTKGFIGSNIVAKWKKKYRGIETKEAWFIITNLTSIDETIDAYKKRFCIEEMFRDFKKGGYDLERTKLTGHRLTSLIILITLAYSMATFSGKIIKEKGLAKYVGRVRKNKKMRRRHSNFYIGLHGKDWVDSCDLFTVEAQALMQLSPEKRAYYRRGRRAISLIKSSL
- a CDS encoding type II toxin-antitoxin system HicB family antitoxin; the protein is MTLQQAMTMSRFSYGAKLTPDETDGGWVVTFRDLPEAITQGDDVEGALREADDCLEEAIAARIDDKRDIPVPSDLVQGEYGVCLPIQTSLKASLYLAMKEAKLSQVQLAEILGLDEKEVRRILDPEHGTKLPTIERALKALGQQISLTVIEEQG
- a CDS encoding AbrB/MazE/SpoVT family DNA-binding domain-containing protein, with protein sequence MKLKLRKIGNSIGTTFPKEILDKLQVSEGDTIYLTQTPDGMELTAYDPEFEQVMEAAGEVTRSYRNALKELAK
- a CDS encoding pyridoxal-phosphate-dependent aminotransferase family protein, whose translation is MQDKNMLMIPGPTPVPESVLLAMAKHPIGHRSGDFSKIIAELTANLKWLHQTTNDLLMLTVSGTGAMEAAIINFLSPGDRILVGNNGKFGERWSLVGKAFGLQVEEITAEWGKPLDPEVFRAKLAADTAKTIKAVIITHSETSTGVLNDLETINTHVKNHGESLIIVDAVTSLGAVNVPIDQWGLDVVASGSQKGYMIPPGLGLISVSQKAWKAYENAKIPKFYLDLKAYKKATDKDSSPFTPPVNLMYGLQVSLQMMKKEGLESIFARHARLTQATRAAMKALGLPLFAPDEAASPAITAVMPTGVDAEAIRSTMKKQFDIALAGGQDHLKGKIFRIGHLGFVGERDILSAIAALESTLQTLGYEGATPGAGIAAAASILAKVG